A window of the Lactuca sativa cultivar Salinas chromosome 7, Lsat_Salinas_v11, whole genome shotgun sequence genome harbors these coding sequences:
- the LOC111894003 gene encoding uncharacterized protein LOC111894003, which yields MARLFSFTTMKDRWYRYFFSFSGLRSVSNDLGDGTIMHCWIPRTYKPSKPNLLLLHGFGANAMWQYADLLSYFTPKFNVFVPDLLFFGSSFTSRPERSESFQAKCVMKLMVDWFGVRRMRLVGISYGGFVGYSMTVQFPEVVERLVVCCSGLCLEEKDLRDGLFTVSNVEEAEKILLAQTPEKLRELMKVSFVKPVKGIPNYFLADFIDVMCSEYLKEKRELIQSILKDRQYSEYSRMPKVNQPTLILWGEKDQIFPLILGERLLRHLGENARMVVIANAGHAVNLEKPKEFAKHLKDFLHDDSFTSFSTSSRSFYSCISEDELR from the exons ATGGCCAGATTATTTAGTTTTACAACCATGAAGGATCGATGGTATCGTTATTTCTTCTCTTTCTCCGGCCTCCGATCTGTATCAAACGACCTTGGCGATGGCACAATCATGCATTGCTGGATCCCAAGAACCTACAAGCCATCAAAACCTAACCTCCTTCTCCTCCATGGCTTTGGCGCCAACGCCATGTGGCAATACGCAGACCTCCTTTCTTACTTCACCCCTAAATTCAATGTCTTTGTGCCTGATTTACTTTTCTTTGGTAGTTCCTTCACATCTAGGCCAGAAAGATCCGAATCTTTTCAGGCGAAATGTGTGATGAAGTTGATGGTGGATTGGTTTGGGGTGAGGCGGATGAGATTGGTTGGGATAAGTTATGGTGGGTTTGTTGGGTACAGCATGACTGTGCAGTTCCCGGAGGTGGTGGAGAGGCTGGTGGTGTGTTGCTCCGGCTTGTGTTTGGAGGAGAAGGACTTGAGAGATGGGTTGTTCACAGTTTCCAATGTGGAAGAGGCTGAGAAGATTTTGTTGGCTCAGACGCCGGAAAAGTTGAGGGAATTGATGAAAGTTTCTTTTGTAAAGCCTGTCAAGGGAATCCCAAATTACTTTCTAGCTGATTTCATTGAT GTGATGTGTTCGGAATATTTAAAAGAAAAGAGAGAGCTTATTCAATCAATCCTCAAGGACAGACAGTATTCAGAATATTCAAGAATGCCGAAGGTTAATCAG CCCACATTGATATTATGGGGAGAGAAAGATCAAATTTTCCCTCTGATCCTTGGTGAAAGATTACTTAG ACATCTTGGAGAGAATGCTAGAATGGTAGTCATTGCAAATGCTGGTCATGCAGTTAACCTGGAGAAACCCAAAGAATTCGCAAAACACCTCAAAGACTTCCTTCATGATGATTCTTTTACCTCATTTAGTACTAGTTCTCGTTCCTTCTATAGCTGCATATCAGAAGATGAATTACGCTAA